The Horticoccus luteus DNA window TTCATCGATCATTCCCTCATCTGAGAGTGCGTTTCCCAAAGCATCATAGCCTCTAGGGTTTTGCGGACATTTGGCGATGTTGTCGCGCCACAAGATCAGCGTGGACCGATAGTCGTCGTTGCGAGCCCGCGTGAGACCTATGCAAGCCATTGATACCAGCATCCAAAGCAGAAACGTGCGCCGCCCAAAAAGCCGATACAAGCAAGCGACCGTGACAACAATTACGGCGGCTAAAGAAAGGTACATCCGATGTTCCGCCATGCTCTGAGTGACGACTGGCATCACACTCGAACTAGGAGCAAGAATGGCGAAAAACCAAAAACCGACAAAACCGAACGCGCTGCCCCGCCAGATGCCGCGGGCAGTCATGCCGGCTAAGCCGACCAACACTATTCCCTGCGGCCAAATTGACCAAGGCGAGCGCACCAAGTGTGTCCCATAATCAATAATCAGCGGCGATGGCCAATACGAGAGTCTTAAATAGTGAATGATCGCCTGAAACTGCGTAAGCCCATAATCCCAAGATCCAATCCCAACATTGAAACCCGCGCTCCCGCTCCTGCTGCCGCTACCGATCACCAGCCAGAAAAGCAGCGCCCACGTGGCAGCGAGCGCGCTGTAGAAGATACGTCGTTGCCGCCAAGCTACGCTAAAGCTGCCGGAAAGGAATGTGCGATCGTAAAGCAGCACCATCAGCGGAGCCGAAACCATCACTTCTTTGGTGCCCATACCCAATAGACACCCGATCACGGCCAGCCAAAACCACGTCCGAGTCCCGCCGGTAGCGCCGCGAATAAAACAATAGAGCGTGGCAAAGTAAAAGAATCCCATCAACGACTCCACTCGTTGAACGATATAGGTGACTGACTCTGTTTGGAGAGGATGCACAGCCCAAACAACTGCGGTGGCCAAGGCTAACCCACGGGCATCCGCGCCGAAAGTTGTTTGAAGCATTGGTAGGCTCAACGTCCGGCCTAGGATACCGAAAAGCAGCAGTGCGGCCCCCAAATGAATCAAAAGGTTGACCGCATGATAGAAAACGGGATTCACGCCTCCTAAAGCGTGATTAAAAGCCAGAGTAAGGTTGGCGACAGGGCGTCCCGTAACCGTGCGGTATGCCGGTGGGTGAAGGGGGCCTGACAACGGCCACAGCGGACTCAGACTGGGGTTATCATCGATCGCTGCGACATCATCAAATACCAACGGGCCGTGCATACTGTTGGAATATGCGATCAAGCCAACCACGACGATAAGGCCCGCACAAGCTGCTGCGCGCCATAGACCGTTGAGATTATAGATGTTGGCGTAAAACGGAGCCCTCACCGCAACATCATTGGCCATCGAATCGAATCAGAGCGAGCGTTTCAGAACGCACTCAGCACGAAGTGCAAAGCAGCATCACGAGGCAATGTAGAAACGCCAAATAAAAAAGCGGAGAAGCGAAACAAGTCGCTCTCCGCTTCGGTTGGACATCCTACCGGAGTCAAGCAGTTCGGGCCTTGGCCCATCGGCGATATCCGGCAAGAGCCAATACAATCAGGCCAAATCCCATAGCGTAACTGGCGGGCTCTGGCACAGGGGCGAGCGAAGATGTTAGTGAAACATCGAAAAATTTATAGGACCCTGTCTGGGCGGAAGTCGTTCCGATGGCGATGGTATCAAACCCAGTCACATAGCTAGCACCGGACAAACCAGTCCCAGAGCCGGTCGCGGCAAAAATCGTGGAAGATGTCGTCGTATTCGACATCGTATAGCTGAAATCCATCTGCGTAGCCGACGTCGCTGTGATGGTGTAGGTAATATTGTAGTTATGCGATGAATCGAGAGTAAAGCTGCCGCTGGGAATTGTCGGCGACGTGGCCGGCGTGCCTACGGTCGGATAAGTCACAACCGCCGAGCCCGCCGAGAGAGCCCAAGGAGTCGTGGATCCGACAATATTTGTGTTCGTACCGCTACGATAATCGAACTGCCCGGCCGAAGCGTTGCTAGGGCCGGGGTTGAGCAACAATCCGTAACCCGTATAGTTGGCGAAAGCGCTGTTAGCGGTTGAGCCCGCGAGATTGCTAGTGACTTGATTATTGGTCGAGCTGGTGCTGTTTGAGTTTTGCAGAGTGAGATAGAAGGTCCGTGAACTGCTAACAGAAGAGCCGCTCGCCAACGTGAAATTCGCCGACAGCGTGAGGGTTTCACCAAGTGAAATGACATATTGATTGCCCGGTGTTGCAAAATACGTCAGCGCTGCGTTGGTCGTTGAAGCCGTGGTGACCAGATCACCACCCGCAATGGTAGGTTTGGTACCGAGAAACCAACCGGAAAAATCGGTGGTAGAATATACAGTCGATTGTGCCGACAGCATAGAAGTTGAAAGCAAGATCAGACCTACTGTAATAATTTTCTTCATGGTGAGGGGGAGTGGCAGAAGCGTCTCAGTCCTTGTTTCTCGTGTAGACAGCTGCGTGGGGAATAGTTTGTTGATGCCAGTCTCGACGCCATAGCACAAACGAACACCCATTCTCATCGTTGATTACGTTGTATGCGAACGCGTTACGAAAGTTAAAATTGCAGCGACAGCGGTTGCGCGCGAGACCGATAGGGTTCAAGGAACTACAACTCGAACGTCGTCGTCAGGATGAACTGTCGGGGGTCGACTATTCGGTAGGCGCTGGGAGTGCCGTCGGGGAAGGCGCGGATCGGTTTCAGGCCCCCAGCCTCCTGCAGGTTCCGGACGTTAAAGCGTATCGCGACGCCGTATTTGTTGAAGATTTTCGTCTTATACCCGAGGAAGGCGTCAAAATAGAAATGTGCCCCATCCCAGATGGGATTGTCGGCATCGAGGTGCGTGATCGGCTGGTTGTTCGCCAGCGCTTGCTGGTAGTTCTGACCATAATAACCGATGGCGCCTTTGTCCTCCCACCGCACCGCGCCACCGATGCTGAATTTCTTTGCGATGGCGTTGTCCGTGATGCCTTCCAACTGGAGGTTGGTGCTCAGCTTGAAGCCGTATCGACGCACCGCCGGTTGCGACTTGCCGAGGGTCTCGCGAATCACGCTGTAGGGCGCGTCGACAAAGCTCGCGTAGTTCGCCGCGGCCGTTTGGGAGCCACCATAGGTGGTATTGGTCCACCACAAGCGGTTGGCGCTGCCATCCGGCAAGGTCGCAAAGCGCGGGTCCTGAATCGTCGTCCAAAGCGGCAGACGTTCGTCGAGGTAATCTTGGATCGCGCCCGATACGTTTGTGTTCACCGCTTTCGTCTCGTTGGCGTTGAAAGCGACGGTCCAGAAGTTCGTTGGGTTGTAGTTGATCTCGATTTCCACACCTTTGCCGGTGATGTCGTTGGTCGCCGCGAGGGTGCCGTTGCGATAGTTGTCGACGAGGGCGGCGTAGCGGGCCGGGTCCAACTTGATTTCTTTGAACACCTCGGCCTCCACTTGGTCGGGCGTCCAACTCGGATTCAGCGCTGTCACCCAATTGGTCGCCTGGGTGTAGAGTTTAAAGCCGTCGGACTGACCAGCATCAATGTCGTGGCGGAGCACGCGTTGGGCGATGGTGTTGGCATCGCCATCGCGCGCGTTGAACTGCGTGTTTTCGTATTTGTTGACGCGCACGACCAGCTTGCCGTCGAGCATGTTCAACCAGAAGCCGTAGTCCTTGCCCTTGCCCGTGGTGTTGGGCAGTGGCTGCAGCTTGAGATCCACGGCGGGAGGCGCGGGAATGAAGTTATCTGACTGGTTATAGGTAAACGAGAGGCCTTGGAGGACCTCGCCGAAGAACCCTTTCGCGCCGCCCCCACTCTGCCAGCGCCGGACAAAGTCGAAATCGCGAAACGCGCGCACCACGACGCCGGCCGTTTGCGTGCGCCCACTGCTCGTGCGCCAGTCGGGCTGCCAACTGTTGATGCGGTCATAGTCGAAGACGGTGTTATCGGGGACGCCGGCGGCGGCGGCATCGGCGCCGGTCAGAAACCTCTGCGGGGTGGCACCGTTCTTCGAGTAAACCTTGTCGAGCCGGGCGCCGAATGTCGTGACGACTTTATCCTGAAGGAAGTGACTTTGGATCACGAAGCCCGGCGTCTTGATGATTTGCTTCAAATTGGCGGTGCCGCCAGTGCCATCAGTGGTGGGAAGCTGGCCGAGCGTGATCGGATCGTAGTGCCAGGAGCCGGTATTGCCCCACACGAAGGGATAAGTGCCGTAATTGTAGGAATGCGGCGCGTAGTCGACGTTGGTGCCGTTGGCATCGCCAACATAGTAGCGATAGAAGCCGCGCATGATATTGGGGCCGGCCTGCGGACCGCCCGCGATGCTGCTTTGATTGGCGCGCGCATAGTTGGGCACGATACCGCCGACACCGACAGCAGACCACGCGGTGTCCGAAGTCATGACATCGCGGTAAGCATATTGGCGGTTGATGCGGTATTTGTAATCCGCATAGGCGCTCATTTGATGCAGGCCGAGCCACTTGAGCCAGGTCGTCTCGTGCGTGAGATCGAGCGTATAAGCGAGCTGACCGCGATAGGTTTCCCACTTGGCGGGGGAAAGCGTCGTCCGCGGCTCAAGCACGCCGATGAAGGGACGGCCGAAGTTCGGGTTGGCGGTGCCGTCGAGGTTGCGGGTGTTGACGTCGACCCAGAGCTGGCCGGTCTGGCCGCTCGTGCCGGAGTTGCTGGCCGGCGTGCTCCGATAACGCTCGGCATCTTCCAGGAACAAGGCCGCGGAGGCCGCGAGCCGATGGCGTTCGGTGTTGAGCAGAATCTGATCGAGTTGCACGAGGTAGGTGTCCGTGCGATCGCCAAACTGATCGATGGAGGAAAGATTGATGCGCGACCAATCGTAGAGTTCCTGGCTGCTCGTGGTGGGGGTGGTGGTGAACAGCGGCTGGTTGTCAAAGCGGCCGGCCACCGTCGAAGGAAAGAGCAGCGAAGGGCTCGGTCCCATCAAACGAACGGTGCCGGAGTTGGCGGCGGGACTGTTGCCAGTCGTGGAAATGGGCGCGGTCCAATACGTGATGCCGGATCCATCGACGAAGATGTTGCTCCGCTGAAAAGCGCCGCCCGACCGGCTGAAGAAATTCGGGAGGTTCACATCGGTGATCGGGAGGTTACTGCCGGCGATCGTCGTGGGGACGTTCGGATTGGTGGTCGCGTTGTAAGCGGGATTCGCGCCGTAGGTTTGGCCGTTCAGCGTATAGGTTTGGGTGACCGGGTCCCAACCGGGGCGGCCGGCTTGCACCCACGCAGAAACGTAATCGCGAGGCGTGGTGTTATTCGGCCGGTTGCCCACGCCGTAGTAGCGCAGGTAGGAGGCGGAGAGCGTCGTGCTCTTAAACGGGCGCCATTTGATCATCGCATCGAGGCGCTTCGTATCGAAGCCGGACGGTTTGCGCAGGAAGCCATCGTGCTGATCGGCGCCGTTGATGCGGATGGCGAGCTTACCCTTCAGGATCACCTGGTTGATGTCGAAGGTCGCGCGCCAACCATCGTAACTGTCGGCGCGAAGCTGGGTTTTGACTTTGGTCCGCGAGAGGTTCGCAGCGATCGGCACCTGATTGACGGTGCCGGAAGGGTTGCCGAGGCCGAAGACGTTGGCGTTGGGACCGCGACTGACTTCGATGCCGTCCACGATGAGCGGATCGATCGGCGTGCGGCCCATCATCTCGAAATTGCCATAGGAGATATTGGCCGACGCAATGCCACGCACGCGATTGGCGCCGTTGGGGTTGCCTTGGGAATTATCGGTCACCTGGCCGTTGCGATCGACCGTCACGTCCGTGTAGGTGCCACTGCCCTCGGTATTGCCGGTGTAGAGAAAGATATCGTTGATATCGATCATCGCGAAGTCGTCCATCTGCTCCTTGGTGACCACCGAAATAGACGAGGCCAGGTCCTCGATCTTGGTGTTCAGGCGCGTGCCTGACATGGTGTTGGACGCGAAATAACCCTTCGTATCCGAAACGACTTCGAAGGGCGAAAGCACTTCGATTTCATCGCGGTGCTGCTCGGATTGCTCGGCACTTGATGCCACCGGCGGTGGCACCGCTGTGGGCAAAGGCGTGACGGGAGGGTGCTCATCGTGCGCGGGCGCGGCCGCGTCTTGCGCGACTGCGATCGAAACGGCGGCGGTGGCGAGGCAAACCGGAATCAGGACCAGCCGGCCCAAAAAGCGAAGCGAAGGTTGCGGGGTCATGAGTTTTTAATGGAGCTGAGACGACGAGCGCCGCGAGATTGCAGCCACCGAGCGGCGGCCAAGAGAGAAAGGGCGAGGTAGAACCATGCACCCGGTGCACCACCTCCCCCACCGCCACTATCGCTGCTGCCGCCAACGCCACCGGAGGACGGCGGATTGTTGACGGTGAGCGTGGCCGCATTGCTGGTCACGGTGCCCTGGCTGTTGGACACAACGACCGTGTATTGCCCGGCGTTGGAGGCTTGAACGTTGGTGACGGTGAGCGTCGTGGACGTCCCCGAGCTGACCTGGTTGCCGTTGAAATACCAACGATACGTGGGCGCCGGCTGCCCGGTCGCGGCCACGAAGAACTGGACGGTGGCGCCGGCGGTGACTGACTGGCTTTGCGGCTGCGTCTGGATAATCGGCGCGTTCGGGAAGACGCCTTGGCGCACGGTTTGGTTGACCGTGTCGGCAATATAGAACTCCCCGCTGGGCGCCTGAACGATGCCCGAGGGAAATTTGAACCGAGCCGCAGCTCCCACGCCATCGGCGCTGCCGAACGTGCCAGCCTGGCCAGCGACCGTGGTGACGACGCCACCCACGGACA harbors:
- a CDS encoding tetratricopeptide repeat protein translates to MANDVAVRAPFYANIYNLNGLWRAAACAGLIVVVGLIAYSNSMHGPLVFDDVAAIDDNPSLSPLWPLSGPLHPPAYRTVTGRPVANLTLAFNHALGGVNPVFYHAVNLLIHLGAALLLFGILGRTLSLPMLQTTFGADARGLALATAVVWAVHPLQTESVTYIVQRVESLMGFFYFATLYCFIRGATGGTRTWFWLAVIGCLLGMGTKEVMVSAPLMVLLYDRTFLSGSFSVAWRQRRIFYSALAATWALLFWLVIGSGSRSGSAGFNVGIGSWDYGLTQFQAIIHYLRLSYWPSPLIIDYGTHLVRSPWSIWPQGIVLVGLAGMTARGIWRGSAFGFVGFWFFAILAPSSSVMPVVTQSMAEHRMYLSLAAVIVVTVACLYRLFGRRTFLLWMLVSMACIGLTRARNDDYRSTLILWRDNIAKCPQNPRGYDALGNALSDEGMIDEAIIAYQAGLSVDPLYVESLNNLGVAFHKRGRSPEAIAAFSRALAINPNYAGAHYNLGNVLAEAGRAEEARSHYLAALHLTPDEPTTLLRLGTLEMQLNDPFAAEAHLRAAIKAAPGLMEARFNLGFLVATQGRWDEAQNEMRLAVKEDPRSAMAHYNLANALAQAGRLPDAAVEYATATKIDSSMVPAHYNLGNTYALLGRYDDAVHEYESVLALEPEHPRAAQSLAAARLRQAGAASGR
- a CDS encoding TonB-dependent receptor is translated as MTPQPSLRFLGRLVLIPVCLATAAVSIAVAQDAAAPAHDEHPPVTPLPTAVPPPVASSAEQSEQHRDEIEVLSPFEVVSDTKGYFASNTMSGTRLNTKIEDLASSISVVTKEQMDDFAMIDINDIFLYTGNTEGSGTYTDVTVDRNGQVTDNSQGNPNGANRVRGIASANISYGNFEMMGRTPIDPLIVDGIEVSRGPNANVFGLGNPSGTVNQVPIAANLSRTKVKTQLRADSYDGWRATFDINQVILKGKLAIRINGADQHDGFLRKPSGFDTKRLDAMIKWRPFKSTTLSASYLRYYGVGNRPNNTTPRDYVSAWVQAGRPGWDPVTQTYTLNGQTYGANPAYNATTNPNVPTTIAGSNLPITDVNLPNFFSRSGGAFQRSNIFVDGSGITYWTAPISTTGNSPAANSGTVRLMGPSPSLLFPSTVAGRFDNQPLFTTTPTTSSQELYDWSRINLSSIDQFGDRTDTYLVQLDQILLNTERHRLAASAALFLEDAERYRSTPASNSGTSGQTGQLWVDVNTRNLDGTANPNFGRPFIGVLEPRTTLSPAKWETYRGQLAYTLDLTHETTWLKWLGLHQMSAYADYKYRINRQYAYRDVMTSDTAWSAVGVGGIVPNYARANQSSIAGGPQAGPNIMRGFYRYYVGDANGTNVDYAPHSYNYGTYPFVWGNTGSWHYDPITLGQLPTTDGTGGTANLKQIIKTPGFVIQSHFLQDKVVTTFGARLDKVYSKNGATPQRFLTGADAAAAGVPDNTVFDYDRINSWQPDWRTSSGRTQTAGVVVRAFRDFDFVRRWQSGGGAKGFFGEVLQGLSFTYNQSDNFIPAPPAVDLKLQPLPNTTGKGKDYGFWLNMLDGKLVVRVNKYENTQFNARDGDANTIAQRVLRHDIDAGQSDGFKLYTQATNWVTALNPSWTPDQVEAEVFKEIKLDPARYAALVDNYRNGTLAATNDITGKGVEIEINYNPTNFWTVAFNANETKAVNTNVSGAIQDYLDERLPLWTTIQDPRFATLPDGSANRLWWTNTTYGGSQTAAANYASFVDAPYSVIRETLGKSQPAVRRYGFKLSTNLQLEGITDNAIAKKFSIGGAVRWEDKGAIGYYGQNYQQALANNQPITHLDADNPIWDGAHFYFDAFLGYKTKIFNKYGVAIRFNVRNLQEAGGLKPIRAFPDGTPSAYRIVDPRQFILTTTFEL